One Tomitella gaofuii DNA segment encodes these proteins:
- a CDS encoding NUDIX hydrolase — translation MSPADHSRSGRRRRRRPAQPGNGTRSGGARNGGTRGAGARNSGTRNNGARQGSGGGRRTGDGTTGRRMHTVRETSAGGLVIDGFDRTSADGSAPAGELRAALIGRLDRRGRTLWSMPKGHVEAGETVEQTATREIAEETGIRGEVLASLGSIDYWFVSDGRRIHKTVHHFLLRYQGGELSDEDYEVSEVEWVPLGELSGRLAYADERKLAAVAAEILGEMISGPAPRGDAGDEVGAPPRPQPGSEPSKRARRRRRSHRAMLPKPRGKTSPT, via the coding sequence CGGCGCCCCGCTCAGCCGGGCAACGGCACGCGGAGCGGGGGAGCACGCAACGGGGGCACGCGCGGCGCGGGTGCACGCAACTCCGGCACGCGGAACAACGGTGCGCGGCAGGGCTCCGGCGGGGGACGCCGCACGGGTGACGGAACCACCGGCCGGCGCATGCACACCGTCCGCGAGACTTCCGCAGGCGGCCTCGTCATCGACGGTTTCGACCGCACCTCCGCGGACGGTTCCGCGCCCGCGGGCGAGCTTCGGGCCGCGCTGATCGGCCGGCTCGACCGCCGCGGCCGCACGCTGTGGTCCATGCCCAAGGGGCACGTCGAGGCCGGCGAGACCGTCGAGCAGACCGCGACGCGCGAGATCGCCGAGGAGACGGGGATCCGTGGCGAGGTGCTCGCGTCGCTCGGAAGCATCGACTACTGGTTCGTCTCCGACGGCCGCCGCATCCACAAGACCGTCCACCACTTCCTGCTGCGCTACCAGGGCGGCGAGCTCTCCGACGAGGACTACGAGGTCAGCGAGGTGGAGTGGGTCCCTCTCGGGGAACTCTCCGGGCGGCTCGCCTACGCGGACGAGCGCAAGCTCGCCGCCGTCGCAGCCGAGATACTCGGCGAGATGATCTCCGGACCCGCGCCGCGCGGAGACGCCGGCGACGAGGTGGGAGCCCCGCCGCGGCCGCAGCCGGGATCCGAGCCGTCCAAGCGGGCCCGCAGGCGCCGCCGCAGCCACCGCGCGATGCTTCCGAAGCCGAGGGGGAAGACCAGCCCCACATGA
- a CDS encoding glycoprotein produces MRIRTTRPSGVVHGVRRAAAAVAAASLTCAPAALAVGVAAPAAHAAPVTAAPTPTTEVATPTASEPTTAAAADGTSSGDSRRAGMPQFLSLTISTVTPEVVRDDRTTGGGTPGGRPRQDGREDTVTVTGTVRNVGDRDVSDVEVRLQRAPRIDATEEVRSVLSLDQSSYGTVGLFHPVAESLGQGESADFTLSLPLNDTATRSLEITEPGVYPLLVNVNGTPDYGGRARLDDARFLLPVLSLPAGATPTATARQQGPVAPSPVPVTMLYPLTAAPELAAGQPGPALDSPAAVRLVDDSLPRSLAPGGRLHGVLAAAREALSPEADPHGALGAGLCLAIDPDLLVTVDAMTRGFEVSKDPADPDSDPSSTDTVEAEGQAAAAAWLKDLRELAAQTCTVALPFAQADLDAVRSLASPQVTASALAAPADIVDGILGVKSVRDLVWPSTGQLAPATLATVTQALAPAPEESAGAAPAPPDPAAPPADRHAAPTVLIADNTVETAGAAKMAGSGSTSSASGETADVARITPAKAADEAAAADGVSEAGPPEPGAPAGGAPIASNPALLFDMPTSAALAAVGAQPSTPAFVPEDLRFEIDDDSRTARLQDAMGAVAWPLLEARRSAMSALRSGGSGSGSDATTPPAPLVIAPPQDWTADHDEASALLGLLQRAYQDGLAAPRPLSTALAAAGAPGAPSAELSDPNPGDGIAEVGTDGSDPGSGGTGATGRAGFGFTWNTDRSVSDTLIEKLRGQLARLGTLSGMLAGNGPDGETPEHYITPLYRDVLRAVSTWGRGGSGTSDVRAAAEDRTAALTASLTDQFDAVTVVAPGSVYTLASSQSPLLVVAKNDLAMPVTTSLRIRAPEGVQIGQADDYVIPARGSRQIQVPAQIEFSRQMDLRVQLLAPDSTPIGEQIHISLHSNAYGMVIPVLTGVSGALLLFLAGRRGWHRLRGQHDRADDRASERGPVLEQYRRDDAHPGPEDEG; encoded by the coding sequence ATGAGGATCCGGACCACCAGGCCGTCCGGCGTCGTGCACGGGGTGCGTCGAGCGGCCGCCGCGGTGGCTGCGGCTTCGCTCACGTGCGCGCCGGCGGCTCTCGCCGTCGGCGTCGCCGCCCCGGCCGCGCATGCCGCGCCCGTCACCGCGGCACCCACCCCGACCACCGAGGTGGCAACACCCACGGCGTCGGAACCCACGACGGCAGCCGCCGCCGACGGCACCTCATCCGGCGACTCCCGCCGCGCCGGCATGCCCCAGTTCCTCTCGCTCACGATCAGCACCGTCACGCCTGAGGTCGTCCGCGACGACCGGACCACCGGTGGCGGCACCCCAGGGGGACGGCCCCGCCAGGACGGCCGCGAGGACACCGTCACCGTCACCGGAACCGTCCGCAACGTCGGCGACCGCGACGTGTCCGACGTGGAGGTCCGCCTGCAACGCGCACCGCGGATCGACGCCACCGAGGAGGTGCGTTCGGTCTTGAGCCTCGATCAGAGCAGCTACGGCACCGTCGGCCTCTTCCACCCGGTGGCCGAGTCGCTCGGCCAAGGCGAATCGGCGGATTTCACCTTGTCGCTCCCACTCAACGACACCGCGACGCGCTCGCTGGAGATCACCGAACCAGGCGTGTATCCGCTGCTGGTCAACGTCAACGGGACCCCCGACTACGGCGGGCGCGCCCGGTTGGACGACGCGCGATTCCTGCTTCCGGTCCTGTCCCTGCCCGCCGGCGCCACCCCCACCGCCACCGCCCGGCAACAGGGGCCGGTGGCACCGTCCCCGGTGCCGGTGACCATGCTGTATCCGCTGACCGCGGCACCCGAGCTCGCAGCGGGCCAGCCCGGGCCGGCCTTGGATTCGCCCGCCGCCGTCCGCCTCGTCGACGATTCGCTCCCGCGGTCGCTGGCGCCCGGCGGCAGACTGCACGGTGTGCTCGCCGCCGCGCGCGAGGCGCTCAGCCCGGAGGCCGACCCGCACGGCGCGCTCGGCGCCGGGCTGTGCCTCGCCATCGACCCGGACCTGCTCGTCACGGTCGACGCGATGACCCGCGGTTTCGAGGTCTCCAAAGACCCCGCCGACCCGGATTCCGACCCGTCGAGCACCGACACGGTGGAGGCGGAGGGCCAGGCCGCGGCTGCGGCATGGCTCAAGGATCTGCGTGAACTCGCGGCGCAGACATGCACGGTGGCGCTGCCGTTCGCGCAGGCCGACCTCGACGCGGTGCGGAGTCTCGCGTCGCCGCAGGTCACCGCCTCGGCTCTCGCCGCTCCCGCCGACATAGTCGACGGCATCCTGGGAGTGAAATCGGTGCGCGACCTCGTGTGGCCTTCGACGGGGCAGCTGGCGCCCGCAACCCTCGCCACCGTCACGCAGGCCCTCGCCCCCGCACCGGAGGAATCGGCCGGCGCCGCACCGGCGCCCCCCGATCCTGCCGCTCCGCCCGCGGATCGCCACGCGGCGCCCACCGTGCTCATCGCGGACAACACGGTGGAGACCGCCGGGGCAGCGAAGATGGCGGGTTCCGGCTCGACCTCCTCGGCGAGCGGCGAAACCGCGGACGTCGCGCGGATCACCCCGGCGAAGGCGGCCGACGAAGCGGCTGCGGCCGACGGCGTTTCCGAGGCCGGGCCCCCCGAACCCGGTGCCCCAGCGGGCGGCGCGCCGATCGCATCGAATCCCGCGCTGCTGTTCGACATGCCCACCAGCGCCGCGCTCGCCGCCGTCGGCGCCCAACCGTCCACGCCCGCATTCGTGCCCGAGGACCTTCGATTCGAGATCGACGACGACTCCCGCACGGCGCGACTGCAGGATGCCATGGGGGCCGTCGCCTGGCCGTTGCTCGAAGCCCGGCGCTCCGCGATGTCCGCGCTCCGTTCCGGCGGCTCCGGAAGCGGATCCGATGCCACCACGCCACCCGCGCCGCTCGTCATCGCGCCGCCCCAGGATTGGACTGCCGACCACGACGAGGCCTCCGCGCTGCTGGGTCTGCTGCAACGGGCCTATCAGGACGGCCTCGCCGCACCGCGCCCCCTGAGCACCGCGCTCGCCGCGGCGGGGGCGCCCGGGGCACCATCGGCCGAACTGTCCGATCCCAACCCTGGAGACGGGATCGCGGAGGTCGGCACGGACGGGTCCGATCCCGGCTCCGGTGGCACCGGTGCGACCGGCCGAGCGGGCTTCGGTTTCACGTGGAACACCGACCGATCGGTGTCGGACACCCTGATCGAGAAACTCCGCGGCCAGCTCGCCCGGCTGGGAACCCTGAGCGGCATGCTCGCAGGCAACGGCCCGGACGGCGAAACCCCGGAGCACTACATCACGCCGCTCTACCGTGACGTGCTGCGGGCGGTGAGCACGTGGGGCCGCGGCGGCTCCGGAACATCCGACGTGCGCGCCGCCGCGGAGGACCGGACCGCGGCGCTCACGGCGTCGTTGACCGACCAGTTCGACGCGGTCACCGTCGTGGCACCCGGCTCCGTCTACACGCTCGCCTCGTCGCAGAGCCCATTGCTCGTCGTCGCGAAGAACGACCTGGCGATGCCCGTGACCACGAGCCTGCGGATTCGTGCCCCCGAGGGCGTGCAGATCGGCCAGGCGGACGACTACGTCATACCCGCACGCGGGAGCCGGCAGATCCAGGTCCCCGCGCAGATCGAGTTCAGCCGGCAGATGGACCTGCGCGTGCAGCTCCTCGCGCCCGATTCCACCCCGATCGGTGAGCAGATCCACATTTCGCTGCATTCGAACGCGTACGGCATGGTGATACCCGTGCTGACCGGCGTCTCCGGCGCGTTGCTGCTGTTCCTCGCGGGCCGCCGCGGATGGCATCGGTTGCGCGGACAGCACGACCGGGCCGACGATCGTGCGAGCGAACGCGGGCCCGTCCTCGAGCAGTACCGCCGCGACGATGCGCATCCGGGCCCGGAAGACGAAGGTTGA